A genomic segment from Methanomicrobium sp. W14 encodes:
- a CDS encoding TIGR04255 family protein, whose translation MTEYKNSPIREAVCEFRFSKETAWNNDLSSKLYDIIKSEFPIKEIRKEHHFEVKFELKPRKKGVGNQKIKQNDRFLFLDKERKFIIQLAPRMISVNALKPYPSWEIFKEKIGYAYNKINELTDVRGIERIGLIYVNKIDLPEKLSDLKDYFRFYPQIPENLNLNVGNFNMGCDFTFNKENDMCRVQLGRAIPEKKEGMAFLLTTDYFTAKPGLISPGDAIIWTENAHTEIKKIFKGCITEKMESLFNGAD comes from the coding sequence ATGACTGAATATAAAAATTCTCCAATAAGAGAGGCTGTATGTGAATTCAGGTTTTCAAAAGAAACAGCATGGAATAATGATCTGTCTTCCAAACTATATGATATAATAAAATCAGAATTTCCAATTAAAGAAATAAGAAAAGAGCATCATTTTGAGGTAAAATTTGAGTTAAAACCTAGGAAAAAAGGAGTGGGAAATCAGAAAATTAAACAAAATGACAGATTTTTATTTCTTGATAAAGAGAGGAAATTCATTATTCAACTCGCTCCAAGGATGATATCAGTCAACGCTTTGAAGCCATATCCTTCTTGGGAAATATTTAAGGAAAAGATCGGCTATGCATATAATAAAATAAATGAACTGACAGATGTTCGTGGTATTGAAAGGATCGGATTAATATATGTTAATAAAATTGATCTCCCTGAGAAATTATCTGATTTAAAAGATTACTTTAGATTTTACCCACAAATACCGGAGAATCTAAATCTTAATGTAGGAAATTTTAATATGGGATGCGATTTTACATTCAATAAAGAAAACGACATGTGCAGGGTGCAGTTAGGAAGGGCAATACCGGAAAAAAAAGAGGGAATGGCATTTTTGCTGACAACAGATTATTTCACCGCAAAGCCGGGTTTAATATCTCCCGGTGATGCAATAATCTGGACCGAAAATGCTCATACTGAAATAAAAAAGATATTTAAGGGCTGTATCACAGAAAAAATGGAATCATTATTTAATGGGGCTGATTGA